AAttccataacaaaattccatcaaattggaATTGGATAATTTGTGTAATgtattaattgtgtaatttttcactaaattaaattaatacaacttaaaatatatagtttttattttatttttttaaagattactcagttcaactttatgcaattttgttatgtaattgaaatgcaaaaatcttaaaattattttttgagtgtaaaatagccataacatttcttaaaataatgcaataattaaACCCAATTAGAGTACTACTAAAACTGATTTAGTGAATCTCAGTGATACATGATAAACAGTTAGAACcactgctttttatttatttattttttttatcatgtcatCTGTGGTCCTGTTTATAAGTTGGAACAGATAAGTAGATAGAAACATTAACAATATGACTGATTAAAGGTTGAACTTTTAGATATACAAGCAGGGTCCAAAACATTTGCTAAGCACGAAAGGTGAGTGAAAAATATTTGGCTCGCTTTGGCGAGAAATTAAATGGAGTAACTGTCTTATTGGCTGGACTGTGCAAAATAAAGCAAGGCACAAACATCAACATCGATAGCCTGCTGTTTTTATTATCTGATGTAACTGATGTTACCAAATCAAATTAAAGACATTCAGTGGCTTTACTGAAAGTGCACAGGAAAAATGGCAGAGTAGTTTTTCCAgagttaatttttttcccctcaaaaaTAGTTGTTTTTGCTCTATTTTGAGTGTACAGAGTAAAATGTGTCAGTAGAGTGGGAGCGAAATTAAAGAGTAACTGTGACTCCTCCCCAAAATTATCCTCCCAAAGTTTAGTTTATCCGCCATTACTGTTCGTCACGGCCATCGCGATCGCTGCCGTTTGTGGGTTTAGAAGAGAAGTTGCGCTTCTACTGGATGTTAAAGTAAGTAAAGTTTCAAAGTCTTATTCATTTTCATAATATTCGCCTCTGTTTTGAGATCAGTTTGCCACGTTTTTTGAATATTATAGAGATAGCTTTCTCATGTTAACTTGATGCGAAGTTTAACGTGAACGTTAGTGCTCGACACAATGCTAGCTAATGAGGAAAATTCACTAATCACTTGTTAGATGCTGTGGTGCACCAAAACTTTACTAAAACCTACTTTAGCTAATTTAATGTTAGCTTCACTGTGGAGGCAAACACATAGCCTAACCTTAATTTAAGCTGGCCTCAAGAACTAAGTTAAGCAAAGTTATATTGAAAGCAAAAAGCTAACATATAGATTACATGAACATTAATTGACAACAGTGAAACTAGCTAGCTGCCTATCAAATGTTTGTCCACTAAACTATTGTGACTAGCGGCTCGAGTTGTGCACCACATGTACTTGACTCTGTAAAGAGTTAAGTTAACGTTAGCCTTAATTGGATTGCTGGAGGCAATTTTTATGTGGGTGAGCATTGAGCACCATGCCTTAACAGAACTATTAGACagttattacaaattaaaaacacattagtGAACAAAGATAATTCATGTTGTGTAGTGCACTAATGCCTgttcggtaacactttagaatactgttccgtCATTAATGAATAATGGGAAACACAGGAACAAATAACCCACTAGTAATGACTCAAGTATTACCAAATCCTTcagaaggaattactaattattttgatcagtattctaaagtgaaaagcaTGATAACTCCCTAATATTGACTGAAGTCACTGTAAACTTTTGAGTCTTTTGTAAGGTTTTGGATAGTAATGACTCAAGTGTTACCCTACTACATCCTTCAGAAGGAACTACTTATTATTTGGATcagtattataaagtgaaaagcatgaTAACCCCCTAGTAATGACTGAAGTTTTTGAGATTTTAGTAAGATTTTGAATAGTAATTCTTTCAGATGGATTTGGTAATACTTGAGTCATTACTAGTGGGTTACCATTAccttatattatacattattcaCATTAATTATGAACTTGTATACAGTAGTTCTTAGTAGTCCTCTGGGAGGTATGAAAAAATAGTTATTGAGTAGCTAATAGTGAACTACCTCATTCAACTGAACGCTATTTCTTACTAATTCGTTAATCAGAATTTCTTGTTAGTTAATAGTAGTTACTAGAATGTTAATAGTGCATTACTCATTTGTTCCTGTGTAGTTATTCATTAATGACCGAACAGTATTCTAAAGGGTTAACGAATGTTCTTTTTTTCATCTGATTGTGAGTGTTATCGCCTTTTGTTtaactttgtctttttggttcctTCAGGATGCAAACCAACAATGTTGTCAGAGTGAAGTTCAAAGAtagcaagaaatatattttttctccaaCACCTTTTACATTTCAGATGTTTTTGGAATGTGGTGAGAAATAACAAACTTTAACATTGTTAAAATCTTTAATAATTTTCCCTctgaaaaaatagtttttaatagtaataaaataagtGTATGATTGTATCTTATGGGGTATAAAAAtaactgtttgtgttttttggcaTTGCTGTCCTTTGTCAATTTGCCAGTGGTTTGTCTTCCTTCAGTTGCCAAGAAATTTGATCTTCCTACAATGGACGTTAAAGTCTTTGATGACTCGAAGACAGAAGTTGATGAGGAAGCATTTGAATATCTGCTGACACGACCAGACCTTGGTGTTCTAGAAATTTTCATCCCAGGCACAGCAAGTTTTGATGGTAAGTTGTTTGACATGCttattatgttttgtgtttattctcaGCAATATTTACCAATTCACTGATTTGCACAGGCTAATATGTCTATTGGACTAATTCTTAATAGCTGTGTAGCATGCTATCAAAGTAGTATGAACAGATAATTAGACCATTGATATGGTTTATATTGAAGATTCTTTAAGCTCAAGCTCATTAGGAGATGCTGGGGGCACATCAGAGTCTGATGACACAGCAATGTTGATTAGAAGTCCTCCTGAAAAAAATCGAGCTGAGGAACGTCGTCTTGCCCAAGTAAGGATCACCAATCTTGCCTCTGAATTACATCTATATAGAATTACTTAAATAGTAAAGATATTTGGAACTATATACTCTTGTCAGTTGTTAATTTCTCATCTCTGCTCAATATTACATCATTTCCCTCTCCAGATGGTCGAAGATATCCTAAAGAGCAGCCCTGGAGGCGAGAAGGTCATAAATGAATACGCTCGCACTAAAAGTCTGTCAGATGGCAGAAGACGTGACGTGGTGGAAATCTTGGTAGCACATTTGACAAATGAACATGGGTAGGTTGTTCATACAGTAATTTGTAAATTGATGTTTATGATGTTATGGGTTGTAAttggtttatgtttttgtgtgtagaacaagcCCTTCCCGACGTTTGAAGGAAGAATATGCGAAGGGAATCATCTCCCTATTCCCATACTTGGCTGACCCCAGGAGCAAACTTGGTTATGTAAGTAGCTTTTGCCTCTCAATCTTTTTGATTTACAGGAGGAGGATATACTCTGTATATTTCAGAGTAAAGATTATCTACATTATAATTGATACGGCATTTATTTCCTTAGTCGTGTAATGTATAACAACTAGGTCTGTGTATTGTTCTGGTCATAGGAGCATTATTACAATGCAGAAGATGGAAGTGGATATTTGGCATGGAGAATTAAAACGCTGCAGAAAGAAGGATCAGAGGGACGGATGAAACGCCCACGGCAACCACAGACAGGTGCAATATTTGATGTTTAGTCAGTGCTTTTATTAGCTTGGCTGCAAGGCtagaataacttttttttttttttcaaatgaacatACAACTTGATTATTTTACTCATCTTAACATTTGTGACTTGTCTTTGAAGTattcttttgttccaaattggtCTGTCATTAAGTCATATTGTGAATGAGGTCAAGAGTTACATAGTATATAAGcgcttttctttttaaatgcaaaCATGCTTTGCATAATCATCAGCGTTGGGCAAATGTAAATGTCACTCTAGGATATATGCATGTTTTCCATGTTATTTCCTGTCATGTATCTAGTGTTGGTATGTTGTGCTTTGGAAAGAAAAGGGACTACAAATGTGGTTTTCATATTGTCTTAAACACTTTCAGGTGGGCCAACTGCTGACAGGGATCCCTACAAAGAAGACAGCTGGTTGAATGATGAACGTCAGTGTCAGGAAGCAATTGCCCTGATGAAGCATACAGGTGATGAGGCAGTGGTAAAGGAAAAGATGAGGTTAACACTGGCCTATCGCCAGAAGATGCTGCACGACCCTAAAGAGGCACCTGATATTCTATCCATTTTCCTGCGATTCATGGATATACCAGGCTTGGTATGTGAGACTTCAattgtttaaacaaacaaacaaatatgaaatCAAGTGCTATTGTTGTTCTGCAGTAACACAGACTCGTTAGGTAAACAAAGTGAGTTCCTACTGTGGTACCTACTTTAATTATCTTTGTTATTTTGTACAGATTGATCAAGATTTTGGACTTCTATTTGGTGATGCGACCTCTGCAAAGTTGTTGGAGAAGTGGTCTACCAACATAAAACCACAGGTTATTGCACAGAGCCGTGGCCTCACACAGACTAGTGAGCTCCAAGACCTCATCCAAAATGCTGAAGCCACTGAAGTTGAAGAAGGTAACTATTGTGCTATACCCTAAATTGTTTTAGAGGAAGTTATGCATTCATGAAAAGCATAGCTTTATTCAGATATATAGAGTTTCAATTTTGGTCACAACTTTACCCATTAGACATGCATGATTCATATGCAAGTTATGCAACACAGACTTGCAATGGGTAAACTGTTAGAATGATAATTACCTGTTTCTCTAACATTTCTACCCTGATCTTTTCTCAAAGGCCTAGTACAGGAGTTGCAGATTTACAGTTTGAAATTGTTTTCATTTGGGACGCATGGTTGACATGTTGTAGATAAAGTTTAACTGTATGACCGCATTTCAGTATCTGTAGAGGTTTCACCTTAATTCATCCACACATCTGTTGTCATCAAGACTTGGCCATGAATGTGCTGTTAATACTGAATCTGTGTGCAGTATAAACTAAGGTACTGGAGTGGTTAATGTATTTATACCAGCACATCATCCAAGTTGAAGTTAAGTTAAAATGAGTAGGAGGGTATGTTCAACCCCTTCTACCTAAAAACCAAACCTAAAagcctattttttattatttttttgtttattttgttttccgtGTCTCCAGGTTGGGACAGCGATATGTCTTCCATTCTGATGCTGGTTCACCTTTTGCCACCCTCAAGTCAAGGCCGCAAAAGACCGGGAAAAATCTCAGCTAGACAAGCATGTGATTGTCTTGTGAAATTCATCAAGGTGAAGCTACTGATGAAGCTGATCAAATGACACTAGTTCATAATGTCGTGTTACTATGTGACCTTGAACATGCTTACTTCTCATACAGGTTCTTAAAGATCACCTGTCCTTTAAATTATTGTTCTTGTGCTATTATTTTCTACTTAACACATACTTAGTAACAATCTGTTGGAAGTATGTAATAGAGAAACTTTGGTGGAAGACATCACTGTATCTTTATTCATGCTGTATATTGACTTTATCTGTTAAGTCACATTGGCACTAATGTGTTTTCATTCTTTTACAGACCGGAACCAGTATCCAAGGGCACTTGGATAGCATTGGAGAGAGTCTCCAGCCATATCTACTTGTTGTTGGGCCGAAGAGAAGTAGGGTCCAGTCTTGTTTTATTGTAATTGACCAACATGCTCTACCCTGTAAGGCCTCTAATTCACTGGCCTGTGTTGATGAGCTTTTCAAAGCTCACTTTGTCTTTGGCACCTCATACTGTCAGGAATTGACCAATGTGTATAGCTTTCTGCAAACCACTGTCTATGACATAGATGTTGAAACCACCAAGGTGAATCCCAGAGTGGCTGAGTTGAGAGCTAGAATGCTCCAGTGAGCAGATGAATTGTTTCATTTGTAAAAGGGGGCATGCTAGTGCCAATGCCCTTATAAGGCACTTTAAGTTAGTTCATGGCCTTTGTCCAGGAAAAAGTCTGAAGTTAAAATGTGCTCTAAGAggttgttcacatgtttaccatAGTTTTTCTGGATTACGAAAGCATCTCAGCAAGTGTTGTGCAATTGACAGTTCACGCACCGATTATGGTGAAAGCTCATCCACCACCAACTCCATTTCATTAGGGGATGTAGGTGTTTTACCAAACCAAAATTCACCTTGTGAGTCTGTACTCTTAAAAACAAATATAGTAAACAGTTGTGCAACAGTGGTAGCTGAACTTAAAGTTGCTGGTgtcgcagagacaactattaacTATGTTGTTAGTGCTCTAGAAGAAGTGATTGGAGACATTCATAGTCAAACTCAAGAATCTGTGAAAAATCTTTAGAGGAGCCCATAAAGAGTGCTGTTGAGTCTCAAATTGATCAGTGttttgaaaaaatgcaaaatCCTTTTGTGGCATTAAACACTGAGAGCAAGAGAATGCAGTACTTTTCagagaaatggggaaaaaatatatcCTGTTGAATATGTTCTCGGAACAAGATTTGCTACACGGCGTAACAGAACAACTGGAACTTATGCCCAAACCATTGTTAAGGATAAATTTGTATATATACCAATTCTTGAGACATTACAGTCCATTTATAAGCACCCTAACATTAAAGATATGATGACGAGAGATTCACAACAAAGACCAAATTGTCTTTATGACATACACGATGGAGAATTCTTTAAGAATCATGCGCTCTTCTCAAAACAAAGACATGCAGTTCAGATCCAGCTTTTTTTTTGATGAATTTGAATGCTCAAACCCCCTTGGATCAAAACGAGGAATACTTAAGTTAGGAGCTATCTATTTTACCCTTAGAAATATTTCCCCTAAATACAACTCGAGTTTACTAAATATCCATTTAGTTGCTTTATTTCATGCACAAGATATCAAAACTTATGGGTTTGATAAAATACTAGGGCCGCTTGTCCAGGATATCTCAACACTGGAAACCAATGGAATTCAGATTCCTTTATTTGATCATACAGTTTATGGAACCATTGTCCAAGTTACTGGTGACAACCTTGGTGTTCATTCTTTATTTGGTTTTGTGGAATCGTTTAGTGCTAGGTACTGTTGCCGCTTTTGCCTACTAGAGAAAGAAGACTTTCAGACAGAGTTCAGTGAAGATAGTCCAAAGATGTCAGTGCGAACTAAAGAACTTCATGCTGAACACTGTCAGAATATGCAGAGCAATCCCAGTCTACCTTATGTAATGGGAGTAAAAAAGTCTTGCCTTTTAAATTCTTTGCAATATTTCCACACCACTGCAAATTTTTCGGTTGATATCATGCATGATATATTAGAGGGGGTTGCACAATATGAGATGAAATTACTTATTCAGCACCTGATTGACAATTACACCACATCAGCAGAAGTACACAGACGAATTCAGAGTTTTAATTATGGCTTCAtggaacaaaacaacaaaccTCCTGGTGTAGCATTAAGAGAGGGTTCCAATGACCTGGGCTTAAATGCCactcagagctggtgtttactgCGTCATCTACCCATTATGTTTGGAGATCTTGTGCGTCCTAATGATCAGCACtggtattgttcatttttattgcTTCAGATAGTCAATATAGTGTTTTCTTCAGTTATATCCACTGGTATCACCATTTATTTGAAACACCTGATTGCAGAGCACCACAGTTTGTTTAAGCATTTGTTTCCTGATAAGAACTTGTTGCCAAAGCAtcattttatggtgcattaccccAGTTGTATGCAGAaaattggaccactgctacattGTTGGTGCATGCGTTACGAAGCGAAGCAtaacttttttaaaaagcagttgaaaagctttaaaaacataaCGAAAACATTAGCAAAGAAACACCAGTGCCAAATGGCTTACATTTGGCAAACATTTGATCCAAATGACATGAAATTAGGTCCTGGGAAAATGGCCCCCTTGAATGAAATGGAAGTTGGTGCTGAGATGGCTGAGAAACTTAATGTACCTATGTGGACTAAGGTCCTAAATGTGAAATGGGTCAAGCGCTGTGGAAATACTTATCGGTTAGGGTTAGCGGTTTGTGTTCAAGTTCAGAATGACATGCCTGTATTTCATGTAATCCAGAATATTGTTATCAAAGATGAGCAGGTCCTTTTGATAACAACTGCACTGAAAACGTTTTGTTTAGCTGAACATATCCATGCTTACAAAGTTGCACATACCACAGAAGCACCTTCTGTTTTGGAGATTACGGATATTTTGCACAAGTTGTTTGACATTCTGATGTCTTATGGTTGTGATTCTGATTTGTATATTGTACCATATTGTTTCATGTAATTCTTCTTCGTCTTCTCCCTTACATTATCACtatcacaatttatttatttatttttttgtattattgttttcattatttatttttttatgatcacAAGTGAATTAAGTGTAAGTGTAATATTGTTTAAACAGGtacttgaaaaataaaattgtgagaCATGAGTATacagtttgttgttgattttattttcagactgaaaagcaagtttttcatttatattttagggCTTTTTGAGGGTAAAACATGAATGTTGTAATTCAGAAGAATAACTCTGGATAGAGTTATTCTTTGTAGTTCACTCATAATTGATGATAAACAACTCTGGAGGGGAAGTAAATTGTGGCAGAGTAAATTTGAAGATCCTCTGAACAGAGTTAAAAAGTAGCAGAGTCAATTTCTTTTAGCTCTGAACTGAGTAAAATTGTACGagagttgattaaaaaaaacactaaatagaGTCAAATATCACAGGAAAGAGTCAAATATTATCACTAAATTGAGCATAATTAACTCTGGAAAAACAGCTCTATCAAAAGAGAAACTTTTACTCTTTTCAGAGAGGGACCAAATGTTATCTGGCATAGAGTAAAATTTTCTTcaatttgagtaaattttactCTGACAAATTTACTGTGTGACTGTCTTTAAATGATGGTAGTGTTTGTATAGTTGGCACAGTTCCCTCCTCTGATATTTGTGAATTGCTCGTAAAGTGGTGAGCCAAACATGCGTATCTAAAATTTGAACAAATGTTAGCCTACAATCAGAAGTTTATGTAGGATAAAGATTTTATTCCCTCCAGAACTCTATGTTGcaattatatatgttttttatttctcaCATAAAATCACTTAAATGAGTGTATCAGTAAATTGTTTGCCCTCACTGTTtaatgcaattttaagtttctaaTAAAGATCAAAAACAAAGGCTTAAGTGTAAATTAGCTGCAAGCTCAAAATGAAAAGGGAGGGAGGAAAAGATTGTTCATGGGTTTATAGCTGGCTGTGGTATGGAGATTGTGAAATGCTGAGTATGGCCTCAGTACTGAAGGTAAATACAGTCATATCATATAACAAGTGAGACTTCAGATAAGATTAACATATAGATATCATCAACTCCATGCAGGCTTATCATTCCAAATGCCAGTTCAATGCACTGTTCAGTTTGTATTGCATTTAAATGACAGATAGGTAAATTATTGTGGGTTTTTATTGTGAatgtttaaaaagaaagaaaaaatacagagagagaaacagagtgaGACAATACATTAAACTAATGAGGGACAGTATCCTCTTgcgaccccacgtacacatgggtggacgttgtattttggcttcgctatccgtgacgcataatttaaattcatttaaaatgattgatctcagttcagaagactctgggctgt
The nucleotide sequence above comes from Myxocyprinus asiaticus isolate MX2 ecotype Aquarium Trade chromosome 25, UBuf_Myxa_2, whole genome shotgun sequence. Encoded proteins:
- the LOC127415718 gene encoding uncharacterized protein LOC127415718 isoform X2 translates to MLKMQTNNVVRVKFKDSKKYIFSPTPFTFQMFLECVAKKFDLPTMDVKVFDDSKTEVDEEAFEYLLTRPDLGVLEIFIPGTASFDDSLSSSSLGDAGGTSESDDTAMLIRSPPEKNRAEERRLAQMVEDILKSSPGGEKVINEYARTKSLSDGRRRDVVEILVAHLTNEHGTSPSRRLKEEYAKGIISLFPYLADPRSKLGYEHYYNAEDGSGYLAWRIKTLQKEGSEGRMKRPRQPQTGGPTADRDPYKEDSWLNDERQCQEAIALMKHTGDEAVVKEKMRLTLAYRQKMLHDPKEAPDILSIFLRFMDIPGLIDQDFGLLFGDATSAKLLEKWSTNIKPQVIAQSRGLTQTSELQDLIQNAEATEVEEGWDSDMSSILMLVHLLPPSSQGRKRPGKISARQACDCLVKFIKTGTSIQGHLDSIGESLQPYLLVVGPKRSRVQSCFIVIDQHALPCKASNSLACVDELFKAHFVFGTSYCQELTNVYSFLQTTVYDIDVETTKVNPRVAELRARMLQ
- the LOC127415718 gene encoding uncharacterized protein LOC127415718 isoform X1 codes for the protein MLKMQTNNVVRVKFKDSKKYIFSPTPFTFQMFLECVVCLPSVAKKFDLPTMDVKVFDDSKTEVDEEAFEYLLTRPDLGVLEIFIPGTASFDDSLSSSSLGDAGGTSESDDTAMLIRSPPEKNRAEERRLAQMVEDILKSSPGGEKVINEYARTKSLSDGRRRDVVEILVAHLTNEHGTSPSRRLKEEYAKGIISLFPYLADPRSKLGYEHYYNAEDGSGYLAWRIKTLQKEGSEGRMKRPRQPQTGGPTADRDPYKEDSWLNDERQCQEAIALMKHTGDEAVVKEKMRLTLAYRQKMLHDPKEAPDILSIFLRFMDIPGLIDQDFGLLFGDATSAKLLEKWSTNIKPQVIAQSRGLTQTSELQDLIQNAEATEVEEGWDSDMSSILMLVHLLPPSSQGRKRPGKISARQACDCLVKFIKTGTSIQGHLDSIGESLQPYLLVVGPKRSRVQSCFIVIDQHALPCKASNSLACVDELFKAHFVFGTSYCQELTNVYSFLQTTVYDIDVETTKVNPRVAELRARMLQ